One Amaranthus tricolor cultivar Red isolate AtriRed21 chromosome 10, ASM2621246v1, whole genome shotgun sequence genomic window carries:
- the LOC130825128 gene encoding probable disease resistance protein At5g47250: protein MAALPVVKKILDLLTFLCGLPSDTESKRILKGKIECLSARIDDSENIERASCLVGGQGTKKRKRDDGDDLSIWRDEGKTLLGIAQSLLTQLDEGGSFLFRAKKRKDANNLMGKLALYEKKSDVLYTRSLCDTPGPNHGYYIPVKALIGQATLNALTVLKHLLQADSVQRVAIRGELGIGKTFMMKHLHNAALKWVEKFDYVFWVTSPADFTIKHMQDAIAAVLKCDFASDDDLNSRATILSNTFAALGSCVLFLDGVPDGDLSLAQIGIPILADGSECKLVVTTSSALGSRVLNGFVTVELNRLSEEDALKLFMHEANIGPSSVTLLRNIPCLLARKCCGIPCLIVDIASRMYGIDDLHEWNNALFEIENIEANSHVRIHERAEV from the coding sequence ATGGCTGCCTTACCCGTTGTTAAGAAAATTCTGGACCTTTTGACCTTTCTTTGTGGGTTGCCTAGTGATACCGAGAGCAAAAGAATACTCAAGGGTAAAATTGAATGTCTAAGTGCCAGAATAGATGACTCGGAGAACATTGAAAGAGCATCTTGTCTTGTTGGAGGTCAAGGAAccaagaagagaaaaagagatgATGGTGATGATCTTTCAATTTGGAGAGATGAAGGTAAGACCCTTTTAGGGATAGCCCAAAGCTTGTTGACGCAGTTAGATGAAGGTGGAAGCTTCTTGTTCCGTGCAAAGAAGAGAAAGGATGCGAACAATTTGATGGGGAAACTTGCACTCTATGAGAAAAAGAGTGATGTTCTCTATACTCGATCCTTATGTGATACACCGGGCCCAAACCACGGTTATTACATACCGGTGAAGGCGCTAATAGGTCAAGCAACTTTGAATGCTTTGACGGTACTTAAGCATCTATTGCAGGCAGATAGTGTCCAACGGGTCGCTATTCGTGGAGAATTAGGGATTGGTAAGACCTTTATGATGAAACACTTGCATAATGCTGCGTTGAAATGGGTTGAGAAGTTTGATTATGTGTTCTGGGTTACCTCCCCTGCTGATTTTACTATCAAGCATATGCAAGATGCTATTGCTGCTGTGTTAAAGTGTGATTTTGctagtgatgatgatttgaATTCAAGGGCTACAATACTCTCTAACACATTTGCAGCCCTCGGTAGTTGTGTGCTTTTCTTAGATGGTGTTCCAGATGGAGATTTATCTTTAGCTCAAATAGGAATTCCCATTCTTGCAGATGGGAGTGAGTGCAAGCTGGTAGTGACAACTAGCTCTGCCTTGGGTTCCAGAGTGTTGAATGGTTTTGTAACTGTTGAACTTAATCGTCTCTCAGAAGAAGATGCGTTAAAACTGTTCATGCATGAAGCAAATATTGGCCCAAGTTCTGTTACCTTGCTTAGGAACATTCCTTGTTTGCTAGCTCGCAAGTGTTGCGGGATACCATGCTTGATTGTCGACATAGCATCTCGCATGTATGGAATTGATGACCTCCATGAATGGAACAATGCACTGTTTGAAATAGAGAATATTGAAGCAAATTCCCATGTCAGAATCCATGAACGAGCTGAGGTGTGA
- the LOC130825129 gene encoding SNW/SKI-interacting protein A: MAALKDLLPEAKSSTTTYYDHTSDPWFKNRFSAQEVEKAAVAKAVDIPPYLKRQGFVPRRPEDFGDGGAFPEIHVAQYPLGMGRKDSKPSSKILPVTVDSRGNVAFDAIVKQNENASKIVYSHHRDLVPKILKGEEELDEELDDEVQKEIEETTEATKEALEKIVNVRLSAAQPKNVPKQSSDSKFIKYKPSQQAAAFNSGAKERIIRMVEMPVDPLEPPKFKHKRVPRASGSPPVPVMHSPPRPVTVKDQQDWKIPPCISNWKNPKGYTIPLDKRLAADGRGLQDVQINDNFAKLSEALYVAEQKAREAVAMRSKVQKEMAMKEKEKKEQELRALAAKARSERTGIAAPVAAPAPSARNMDIDDTRSDYGSRGEREMTRETKEEREARLEREKIREERKRERERERRLEAKDAAMGKKSKITRDRDRDVSEKVALGMASVGAGRGEVMYDQRLFNQEKGMDSGFATDDQYNVYDKGLFTAQATLSTLYQPKKDVDSDMYGGADEQLDKIKNTDRFKPDRGFTGTTDKSGPRERPVEFEQVAEEVDPFGLDQFLTEVKKGKKAMDKIGGGGTMKASGGSSRDGYDGGSGRSRIGFERGH, translated from the coding sequence atggCGGCTTTAAAAGACCTTCTTCCAGAGGCCAAATCGTCAACAACGACATACTATGATCATACTAGTGATCCATGGTTCAAGAATCGTTTTAGTGCTCAGGAGGTTGAGAAAGCGGCTGTCGCTAAGGCTGTAGATATACCACCTTATTTGAAACGGCAAGGATTTGTTCCTCGTAGACCGGAGGATTTTGGTGATGGTGGGGCGTTCCCGGAGATCCATGTGGCTCAATATCCTTTGGGAATGGGCAGAAAAGATTCGAAACCAAGTTCAAAGATTTTGCCGGTTACCGTGGATAGTAGGGGTAATGTTGCTTTTGATGCTATTGTGAAGCAGAATGAAAATGCTTCAAAAATCGTTTATTCGCATCACAGGGACCTCGTACCTAAAATTCTGAAGGGTGAAGAGGAATTGGATGAGGAATTGGATGATGAGGTTCAGAAGGAGATTGAGGAGACTACTGAGGCTACGAAGGAAGCGTTGGAGAAGATTGTAAATGTTAGGTTGAGTGCTGCACAGCCGAAGAATGTGCCAAAGCAGTCATCTGATTCAAAGTTCATCAAGTATAAGCCATCGCAACAAGCTGCTGCTTTTAATTCTGGTGCAAAGGAGAGGATTATTAGAATGGTAGAGATGCCGGTGGATCCACTGGAACCTCCTAAGTTTAAGCATAAGAGGGTTCCTAGGGCTTCTGGTTCACCACCTGTGCCGGTTATGCATTCACCGCCTCGCCCTGTGACTGTAAAAGATCAGCAAGATTGGAAGATTCCGCCTTGCATTTCGAATTGGAAGAATCCAAAGGGTTACACGATTCCATTGGATAAGCGTCTTGCAGCAGATGGAAGAGGTCTTCAGGATGTTCAGATTAATGACAATTTCGCAAAGCTGTCTGAGGCATTGTATGTTGCCGAGCAGAAGGCCAGGGAAGCTGTGGCCATGAGATCAAAGGTTCAAAAGGAGATGGCCATGAAGGAGAAGGAAAAGAAGGAGCAGGAGTTGCGTGCTTTGGCTGCTAAAGCACGATCTGAGAGGACTGGCATTGCAGCTCCTGTTGCTGCACCTGCTCCATCTGCTAGAAATATGGACATAGATGATACAAGATCTGATTATGGCAGTAGAGGAGAGAGAGAAATGACAAGAGAGACAAAAGAGGAGAGGGAAGCAAGGTTGGAGCGTGAGAAGATCCGTGAGGAACGAAAACGAGAAAGGGAGAGGGAGAGAAGGTTGGAGGCGAAGGATGCTGCAATGGGGAAGAAGAGTAAGATCACTAGAGATAGAGATCGTGACGTTAGTGAGAAGGTTGCCCTTGGCATGGCATCTGTTGGTGCAGGAAGAGGTGAAGTTATGTATGATCAACGGTTGTTCAACCAAGAGAAAGGGATGGATTCCGGGTTTGCTACTGATGATCAGTATAATGTGTACGACAAGGGTTTGTTTACTGCCCAAGCTACACTTTCGACGTTATATCAGCCAAAGAAAGATGTTGATTCTGATATGTATGGAGGAGCTGATGAACAGCTCGATAAGATCAAGAACACAGATAGATTCAAACCCGATAGAGGATTCACAGGAACTACAGATAAGAGTGGTCCTAGAGAGAGGCCTGTTGAATTTGAGCAAGTTGCGGAGGAGGTTGATCCTTTCGGTTTGGATCAATTTTTGACTGAAGTGAAGAAGGGTAAGAAAGCCATGGATAAAATTGGTGGTGGAGGTACAATGAAAGCAAGCGGTGGTTCTTCACGAGATGGCTATGATGGTGGCTCTGGAAGGAGCAGGATTGGCTTTGAAAGGGGGCACTAA
- the LOC130825130 gene encoding putative H/ACA ribonucleoprotein complex subunit 1-like protein 1, with protein MRPPRGGGSFRGRGGGGRGDRGGRGGRGGFGGRGGGGFRDEGPPSEVVEISTFLHGCEGEAVTKLTNEKIPYFNAPIYLQNKTQIGKVEEIFGPINEAYFSVKMMEGIVANSYSVGDKFYIDPAKLLPLARFLPQPKGQGQAARGGGRGGGRGGRGGRGGGGFRGRGGPSRGRGGPPRGRSGFRGRGGRF; from the exons ATGAGACCTCCAAGGGGTGGCGGTAGCTTCAGAGGACGCGGCGGTGGAGGCCGTGGCGATCGCGGCGGTCGAGGAGGTCGTGGTGGTTTTGGCGGTCGTGGTGGCGGCGGTTTCCGAGATGAAGGTCCACCTTCTGAAGTTGTCG AGATTTCTACATTTCTTCATGGGTGTGAAGGAGAAGCAGTAACTAAGCTTACAAATGAAAAAATACCCTACTTCAATGCTCCTATTTACTTGCAGAATAAAACCCAGATTGGCAAAGTCGAGGAAATTTTTGGTCCTATTAATGAAGCC TATTTTTCAGTTAAAATGATGGAAGGAATTGTTGCTAATTCATATTCAGTGGGGGATAAATTCTACATTGACCCAGCAAAGCTTCTGCCTTTGGCTAGATTTCTTCCCCAGCCTAA GGGACAAGGACAAGCTGCAAGAGGAGGTGGTCGTGGAGGAGGTAGGGGCGGTCGTGGCGGCAGGGGTGGAGGTGGTTTTAGAGGAAGGGGCGGTCCAAGCCGTGGAAGAGGTGGTCCTCCAAGAGGCCGTAGTGGGTTTAGAGGCAGAGGAGGGCGGTTTTAG